AGGCACTCTAGATAAAAGGAAATATAGATCCTGTCTGCGGGAGATTCTTTGAACCATTCGGCACTTCTAGTAAGCGACTTTTGCGTTAAGGGGAGCACTCTATTTAAGCGTATATAGATACGTCGCAGGATAACGTCAGAGGGGTGACTTTCCAACGCCCTCTCAATTTTGAGTTCCACATCATCATATTCTCCCAACAATAGCAAGCTGCTTAACTCTGTCCGGAGGCCTAGTAAGTTCTCGGGATCTTTTGTTAAAAGCTGCCTGGAAAACTCAGCAGCCTTCCTATAATCTCCAAGCGCATTATAAAGCAGAGCGAGTTGGCGGAGCAATTTTTCTTTCTCTGGCCAGCTTTTAAGCGCTCTCTTTGCAAGGGCAAGAGCCTCCACATACTCACCTAGGGCTTGTTGTGCTCTAACAAGCCCTAGTGTCGCTGCCAAGTTATTGGGATTTACCTCCCTCAGCTCGGAAAAAAGGCGTGCAGCTCTTGAATAGTTGCCAGTTTTTTGAGCGTCCCGAGCCTTTTGCCGGAGTTCTTTAAGTTTGGCAAAGCTTGGGCGTTTATCTATTTTCCCTCCAGTTTCTAGATTATCCATCCGCCTCCTCCAAGTGGTTCAGAAAACTATCCGATCTGTTTGAATCCTCCGGTAAGGAGCTAATATTTGTGCCGCCTAAGTCATGGAATAGATCTATAAACTGAAAATCCACTCGTTTTGAAAACTGCGCCCTGATCCTTCTAAGAAGTTTGCGAAGTTTCGGTTGCTCCTGAGGGTCTTGATGGTCAAAAGTCCGCAAGCGTGGATTTTGCTGCTTTAGGACCAGCTCTTCCCGGCTAAAGCCAAGCGGATTAACGCGTTTCCTCTCTTGCTCCAAATCAAGTTTCGGAGAGGGCTGAAAACTTCTTGTACTTGACGTCCTTTCACGTCCTTTAAGATAGGCACTGTAGTTAGTCAGCTCCAATCGAACCCCGTCGGCATAAACAACACGCAACCTTTTCTTTAAAGCAAAAACAATGGCTGCCTCAACGCTGTTCAGGATCGGCTCAGCACGATCATTGAGTGAGGTATTGCAAAGCATGGGTACACCAGTACGCGTATAAAAAGCCTCAATCGCCTGATAGAGTTCCAAATTCTGATCGCCCGTGAGTGTTTGCGCCCGAGCAGTCCCATTTAAGTGACAGATTGCCGGAACTCTGTGCCTTTTCTCTGGCTTCACAGTAAATGCTTGGAGCATGTATGGGGATGGGAATGAGTTTTCAAACCAGTCGTTCATACAGCTCTCCAAAATGATTGGAGCAACTGGACGCCACCACTGCCGTTGTTTGATCCGGTTTAAAATCTCCCTACTTTTTTCAAATCGCGGATCCGCCAAAAGCGAGCGATGCCCAAGGGCGCGCGGGCCGACTTCACCTTGCCCTTGAAACCACACCAGCGGCTCAGCAAGAAGATCCTCGGCGAATTGACTTGTTGTAAATTGAGACGTGCTTTCAATAAACTGGTCGTATTCTCCGCCCTTTAATAACTCCTCTACAGTTGCTCCCTGCATTGAGCCCAAATATGGAGATGACAACTTGAATTGAAAGTCTTTGTTATCCTTATAAAACCGTAGCAGGCCCAACCCCATAGAAAGCCCGGAATCGTTAACGCAAGGCGGTGCGAGAAACCCCTTAAAACCGAATTCATTCATCAAGTAAGTATTGGCAGGACAGTTCAGGGCCGCTCCGCCTGCCATTGCCAGATAACATTCACGAGCATTCACATTATGGGCGACAAGAGCATTTTCGATAGTCTGTTTCAACTCCATTTCGGTATAAGTCTGGACCAGTTTTGTCATCATCGCTGCCCTGCTTTCAGCTGGCGTAAAGCGTGTGTCAAAGTGGACTTCGTTCTTTGCAGAGCAAAGACGATCTAGGTCCACTAGTGTCGATTTGAACCAACTGTCGGCCTGAATAGAATCTGAAATTGTATAAATGGGCGGAGGGGGAGTATTTGCAGGTATAACTTTCCCGTTGCACGCTCCTGCAAGTGCCATCAAACTCCCTTCTTTCAAGCCAAAATGCATGCGTAGAAATGCCCAAAGGGGTGCTGCAGACGGAACAGAGAAAAGTGAGATTTCACCCTGTTTGGTCACAGCCCCTGTATAATAGTTCTTTTGGCGGCATTCGGTATCTTCAAGATTGTCCGGCCCACCATCAACAGCAAGAGCCACAATACACTCGGTGTCAAAAATTCGTTTGTTGACCATGAGCGCACTAAACAGGTGAGCGAGATTATGCTGCGGAAATTCTCCGTAACCGCTCCAATAATCCACTGGGCTGGTATTAAGGCCCGGGGTGCCCCAAATGTCTTTAATCTGTGAAAGATTTATGCCGAGCGGTTGAAGACGCTCTTGCAAAAAGCACTCAAAATGACGCCGGTCATAGAAGGGCTGCATGTGATGTTTCTGGCCCGAAAACCGCTCCAGCTCCCAGACCTGAACCAGATCAATGGCTTTACCCTTTTTATGCCACAAGCTGATACTATGGTCATGACGTAGAGCAATATCATAAAGATACTCCAGATTTCCAACATGACTATAAACCGAAATATAGTAGCCGTTCTCCACGAAGATCTACTCCTCATGCCTCAGTCTGATACCATGTATTTAGATGACTGCGATACCTGAGTACGATATGAGTGAGACCTACGAAATCCTGAAAAAGTAAGGGTAACTCCCCCAAATATTTATCAAAGTCTGGGCTCCTAAAAATCTATTAGGAACTCCAGACCCACCACGACAGCATCATCAATATCCCCTCGACCAGACGGGTTGGAGATATACTGTAGGTCAGCTGTTAAATAGGACCACTTCGTGAACTGCACACGGTGATTTACTTCCCAGACCAGTTCGAAATTCTGCCCTTCTAACTCTTCACTGAATTGAGCAAGGTATGCAGCAGCGGCTGTTATGTCCTCGTCCCGAGTGGGGAAAAGCCCTTTATAGGAAAGCCCCCCATATGCCGCAAATGGTACTGCGTTAATGCCTTGTTTGGGAAAAAGCGTTGCCACCGCCCAAAGGCTAAGCCCTTGTTCACCATGCTCTTGATAGACCATCTGTCTGCCCATGACGTAGTAGCCAAAGTTTTTATAGGAGCTATTTTCAGGGTTGTTCAAATTCTCATATTTCCCCGTATCCATAAAGGCTCCCACTGCAAAATGGCCAGGAAGTCTCCCCTGTCCCTCAAGATAATCGACGTCATACCCAAACTCTCCGATCATCAAAACACCTCTGTTCAAATCCATACTGAAGTCCAAACCGTGTTTATGGGGTGCTTGCACACTCGGGTCGGCATTAAAAACACCCGCGCTTAAATAGAGGTTGGTATCTGACGAGACGCTCGCTTGTATTCCCAAATTCGCAAGTGGATCCGACGTGAATGAGGGTACATCATTTTGCAGGCTCAAAGGGTTGGGATTCACTGCCGCATTGACATAGTTTGCGTAAAAATTATCGGAAGCAAAACCATCTCCAACAGGAATTTTTCCTAGCTTTATCTGTAGGTTATCATGCCACAGGTCCTGTTCAAAATAGACTTTTGCAAGGCGAAGTACATTATCTACATAGGTTTCTGCGGCTATAAAATAGTTTCCAATATCATCCTGAGAAAGGTCTCTTCCCTGATCCCAAGATACGGAGATATGAAAACTCAAACCATTGCTTCCAATAATTTTTTCAAGATCAAAAGTAAGCTCTCCAAGAAGTGATGCAGCATATGCGGCGCTCTGGTTCTGACCGCCAACGGGGTTGGACAGTAAGTCAGCGTCATAAAATAACAGAGGCGTTATTCCCGCTTCGACCATCCGGGCTCTCACTCCATTCCAGTCCCCTGTCGCCTTGTCAGAAAAAGGATATGTATCTGCCCACCCAATTGAAGCCCCAAACAGACAAGCAACTGCAATGGAGAGAAGAGTTAAATTACGTCTGGAGTTTGAAAGGTATACATGCATTTTCATCCAGCAAACCAGCCATGGAGCAAGGACCCAAAAGGCTCATGTTTCATTCCGATCACAGATCGAAGATGAAACTATCCCAGCCTTTTAGCATGTAGAAACTGCTTGAGAAACTGACAGAAATTGCTGGTTTGGAAGCGCAAAATCTTGCGGGCAAGAACCGGCGTCCTTTCCTTTAAGTTATTCATAAGTGCTCATCCCCCAAGCGAAGAACCTTCAATATTCAGGAGTTCGCAATAAGTGGTTATCCGTTTAAACTGACCAAGAACTAAGTCAATGCACTCCATTGCGAGCCAGCCCCCGGCGAATGGACCTGCTTAATCGTCAAGCTTATAGAGCGTTTCCATGGCAACAGACTTTAATGCTTTTCTTGCTGCCAAACGCTTTGGATTAGGGGCCACCCCCTATGAGATTTCCAGTTATGCGCGGGATCCACAAGGAAGCCTTTTGCAACAACTGGCACGCCCAAAAGACGCTCTCATCTCTCCTCACCAGCTGTTAAACAACGCAGAAGCGCTCAAAGCCTTCTACGCATATCGCAGGAAACGCGATACCTTTGACAAAACAATAATTTTAACAGGTAAAGAAAGGTCAAAAGCCCTGCGGGAACGTCTTGGACAACCACCGCGGGAGTTTACCTATAAAAGAGAAGTGGAAGCCCGCATCTTCCATGCCTCGCAAACCCGCAGCCCGTTTTTGGAGCGGCTGGTTATGTTCTGGTCAAACCATCTTTGTATTTCCGTAGGTAAAGGCCAAACCGTAACCACCCTAGCGGGCCCTTATGAGCGGGATGTAATTCGCCCTAATATTTTAGGCCGCTTCGAAGATATGCTATTGGCCTCAATTCAACATCCAGCCATGCTGAATTATCTGGACAATAATCGTTCCATCGGCCCCAACTCCAATTATGGACGGAAATCCCAAAGAGGGCTCAACGAAAATCTCGCACGCGAGATCCTTGAACTTCATACCCTTGGGGTAAACGGCGGCTACACGCAGGCCGATATCATCGCCTTTGCAAAGACTTTAAGTGGCTGGACCTATTATTCAGCCAAGGATAAGAAATCAGGGCAATTCAGATTTCTTAAAACCCGCCATGAACCCGGCCCAAAAATAGTATTAAACAAGACCTACCCTCCTTCGGGAAAAAAACAGGCAATTGCGATATTGAAAGATCTCGCCAAGCATCCCTCAACGGCCCGTTTTCTATCTAAAAAGCTGGTTACTTACTTTCTAGGTGAGGATCCAGATGAAGACCTCGTTTCTCACCTGAGCTCGGTTTATTTATCTAGCAACGGCAATCTCATGGCTTTAACACAAGCGATGATTACATCTGCGAAAATGTGGGCGGGGCTGCCGCACGCCTTTATTTCCCCCTATGAGTTTTTGATCGCAACCAACAGGGCCACAGGGCATGTCCCCAATATCAAGGAAAGCGTGAGAATGCTCAGAATTTTGGGGGAAGAAACTTGGTCTCCCCCTTCCCCTGCGGGCTGGCCCGTAGGCCCGAATGTTTGGCTCGCACCTGATGCCCTTTTGGAACGGATTGACTGGGCAACCCGTATAAGCCGCAGTATACGCATTCCAAAAAACATTCTTGCCCATAGCAACAAAATTCTTGAACCCGCGTTGAGTTCCCAAACCCGAAGAACCATTAGCCGGGCAGAGTCCCGACAACAGGCCCATGCCCTACTTCTCTTAAGTCCAGAATTCCAAAGGAGATAAACTCAAGATGTCCCTTTGTGTTTCCTCTCGCAGACAGTTCCTTCTGGGTTCAGCCTCTTTGGCAGCCTGGGCATTTCAGCCACGCATTGCTTCAGCTCTTTCCAATCATGACCCACGTCTGCTTGTGCTTAATCTGCGTGGTGGCATGGACGGCCTTGGTGTGGTGCAGCCAATTGGCGACCCCCAGTTTTCTATAGTAAGAGCCAAGTCTATGGATGTAGACCACCAGCTGGGCGCCGTTATACCTCTGGACAATTTCTTCTCGCTTCATCCTGCAATGCCCACCCTTGGCAAGCTTTATAACAAAGGCGATGTTCTGTTTATTCACGCAGTATCAACGCCCTATAAAAGCCGCTCCCATTTTGACGCTCAAGATTTACTGGAGTCCGGCCTGCCTAACTTGGGGGCCTCAAAGAGTGGATGGCTTAACCGCGCAATCTCCACCCTTCCAAAAGGAGAGGGATTACCTCCAAAACAAGGGCTTGCGCTCAGTTCATCCCTGCCACTACTTCTACGAGGAGATGCGCGCATTCTGTCTTGGATGCCGCCAGGATTTGCCCCCGCACGGCAAGACACCAAACAACGCCTTTTGAACCTTTATGACCGGACAGATGAAGCGATGCATGCTGCGATGGAAGCAAGTATCATGCTGGAGGAGGTTACGGGCGGTGAACGGGCTATGCTGCGAGAGATGAAAGCCATGCATGAACGCGCAAAGGGGCAAAGCCGCACCCTTTTTCTCACCGCGCAAGCGGCAACAAAATTACTACTTGACCCCATGGGGCCGCGCATTGGTGCTATGGAACTGGAAGGTTGGGATACACATGTGGGCGGACATCACTACTCCCCGCGTTTTATCGCACTGCTTCAACGACTGGATCAGGTTATTGGTGTTCTCCAACGAGGTCTTGCCCCCGTATGGGACCAGACAGTGCTATGTATCATGACGGAGTTTGGCAGAACTGCCGAATTCAATGGAACAAAAGGGACTGATCACGGGGTGGGAACGCTGTCTATTCTCATTGGCGGCGCTGTGAAAGGGGGGCGTGTGCAAACGGACTGGCCCGGCCTTCGTAAAGAACAGCTTTTTGAGGGAAGAGACTTACTGCCTACAACTGATATTCGCAGTGTCTTTAAAGGTGTACTTGCAGATCATCTGGGCATTCCTGAGAAGCTTCTTGCCCAAACCGTATTCCCGCAAAGCAGAAATATCGCTCCAATGCGGGATACAATCTCATGATGAAGGTAGTTTTTCGGTGTGCCTGAACTTCCTCAATGGCTATAAAAACCAAGCGTTCAAGCCCTATGCGTAACTGACAATTTCAAACTCAATACCGTCATCATCATCAAAGTAAAAGCGTTTGCCCGGCTCATAATCAGCGTGATTACGGGTATTGTACCCTGCGTCTAAAACCTTCTTCTCAACTGCATCCAGATCATTCACCACAACACCTACATGATTTAAGCCCCCTTTGGTCTCATAGGTATCACTGGTGGAATCCTGTGAGTTTCCAAGGGAGTAAACAGCCAGATAGCTCTCGTCATTGCCCACATGAATGGTGGTTCCTCCTGCTCTGGCAAGGCCTTTCCAGCGGACCTTCCATCCAAACCAGTCCACCAGACGGTTTGCAGTGGCATCGGGATCTGAAACGGTGATATTTACATGCTCTAAAAAACTAGCCATTGGAGTTGCACCTTCTTGTTTGACAACCAATGACACCCTGTTTAATTGTTCAAGTTAACTTGAAGTCAAGATCTTTTTTGAAAGTTTTCCAAAATGCGTGGAACAGACCTTTTAACCATTGGGCAAATGGCGGAGCGCACGGGTCTTTCAACCTCAGCCATCCGGTTTTATGAAGAGAAGGGGCTTGTCACTGCGCTGCGCAATTCTGGAGGTCAGCGTCGTTTTATGCGAGCCGACATCCGGCGCCTGTCGTTTATTCTTGTTGCGCAGGAATTCGGGTTCACAATTGCACAAATCAGCGAACAACTTGCCCGCTTACCAGAAGGGCGCGCCCCCAACAAGGCAGACTGGACCAAGCTCAGTAACCAGTTCAAAACACATCTGGACGAACGCATTGCAAAAATGATGGAGCTGAGAAAGAAACTCGATAGTTGCATAGGCTGCGGCTGCTTGTCCATGCGCACATGTCAGCTCTACAACGCTGGTGATGCCGCTTCCCACTACGGACGCGGCCCCCGCTATATTTTGGGAGACACCCCACCAGAACCTGCGACAAATAAGGCGAAGTAGACAATGATAAGATATACTACCTAGGTCAAGTTGTCGCTATATTATTGAAATAATTAAATTAAATTTGTAAGTTAAAAACCATAGTCACATGGGATCATTATGTCTTTATTGTGACTATTGCCACATTTCATTTTTCAGAAGCCATAGATTACCATGAATATTCTTTAGAATTCCCCCATTTACCCTCCCGTTTACGGCAGTAGTGGATATTCATTATTCTGCCATAGGAAGACCCATTTCAATTCCTAATCAGTTTGTGGTTTTAGCTCTCAAGATTGCACCTCAATTACAGGTTTATCCATGCACTTAATTGCGGAACACCTAAAGTATTGCAACGAGCATCACTAAAAACTAAGGAAATATAAAAATGAAAAAAGTACTATGCACAATCACACTTGCAGCCTCTCTTGGCGCCGTTTCCATGCCTGCAATGGCGATGGGTGTTCCCGTTATGCCAACGCAACCGACAAAAGTCGAAAAAGTTGCTACATCAGCTGAGCAAGCAGTTGAAAAATTGCACCTTTCCGAAGAAAAAGCTGCCCGCGTTAACGAAATTCTGAAATCTGAAGAAGTAAAAGACGAAGCTGCACTGAAAGACATGCTGAAAGACGAGTTGTCTGTTGAACAGATCGACCAGCTGATCGCAGCAATTAAATAAGGCAGGTCTTGTCCTGCCCTATGGCATATAGGGGTACCAATGCCGAAATACTGGTTGTTTTGAGCTAATAACCAGAAAAAACCGGAGGTCAACGCCCCCGGTTTTTTTATCGCCCAATAACTATGGCACTTGCTCATCCGTTAAAAGGGCTTCCCAACAAAAGGTCCAGTAGAGTTTGAGAAAGAACAGGTTCATAAAATGGATAATTTGAAAACAATTTATTCCGTTGTTTTTTATTTTCGAGATACTAGGAAACGAACATTGTATTGCCTCTAAATTTATGTTGCTCCTTAATGCGCCGCTTATATCCATAGAAGGAGATGGGTTATGACGGTCGTGAAAAAAACCAACATGGAGAGCATTTTTGCTCAAAAGACCCGACTAACAAAACTACTTACCCGCACCCCACGAAACGATGAGGACCCTCTACCAATCCCACCTGCGGTTATAGATCCGGAGAACAAACTTCCTGGTGTTACCTACAGCATCTTTCAAATGAACGATGCGCCTGAGGAACTGAAGGAAGAAGTCGAAATCGGCAAGGAATTGACGGAAAAGTTCCTTAGCCTTGCTGGCGCCATTGTCCAGAATGAAGCTGATTTTCGCGGCGACCCTTCCTATGTTCAAAAAGAAGAAGGGTGGCGCGACGCATTCGGTTTCTTTACTGATTTTTTCACGATTAACACCAATGGCAACCGCAATCTGAAACTGGAAACAGCAGGGACAAGAGTTGCCAGAAAAACTCTGGATTTCGCCTGCAATGTCATAGCGGCCGAGATAGGAGACTTTCAAACCTACTTGCAGGGAGTAGCGGATGTACTTTCTGATGAGGCAAAAGAAACAGAACAGTCGCAGACAATGCTCTACAATTTCTGCCAGCACAATCTGTTTGAGAACTCAAGTGGGGTTATTTTCTATCTCCCGCAAATATCCTTCGCCCACACTCACTTTTCATTAAAGGAATCAAAGCACCTTGGCGTGTGCTCAGAGAGCCATGAAGTAAAAATGGACCTGGTTCTCAACCAGATGATTATGACATTTGCTATAAAGTCGTACATGAATGACACACTGTTCAGAGAACAGTGCAACGACTTCATAGAGAATTTTAGAACAAAATCTATCGAGAAGAAAAAGACAACCCTTCAAGAAAGACTAAACAGAGTGAAACCTGCACCCGAGCAAAAAAAGCTGCTACGTGCAGCTTAATGATCTCTCACTGAAAATTCTCAGAGGCTCCAACCGGAGCCTCTGCTATTCTTTTTTATTTCTCTGCCGCAGCAGCCATCAGGCGATAAGTCACCTGCGCTGCGGTAAAGTCCCATGCGGCATTGCCATCTGGGGCGAGTTCCACCACATCGATCCCAACACAGCGGCGGCCTTTCAAAGCGCTTTCAACCAAGCGTAATGATTGATAGTAGGCAAGACCACCTGGAACCGGCGTACCTGTTGCTGGCATGAAAGCGGGATCGAGACCGTCCACATCAAAGGACACATAAACCAGCTCCGGAAAGTCCTCGGGTAGTTCGATATCCAGAATATTGCCGCAGACCAGTTCTTCCGCATCCATGAAGAAGACATCATATTCTTTGCGGCTATCCACTTCCTGTTGGCACAAAGCACGCACGCCGAACTGAGCTAAAGAGTGCCCATTTTCCACCAACAGGTTCATGACAGAGGCGTGGGAGTGTTTCTCTCCTTGATAGGCAATGCGCAGATCCGCATGGGCATCGATTTGTACGATACCGACCTTTTGACCAAGAGCACGGGATACACCGGTGATTGCTCCGTATGAAAGGGAATGTTCACCGCCCAGTGTCACAGGAACTTTGCCTGCCAGAACAGCGGCTTGCGTGCGCTGTGCGAGGCGCTCCATCACTTCGGGCAGCGGGCCACTGCAATTCACGGCCTCTTCTGTATGAATACCTAATGCACATGGCTCACTGCCCTTACACAAGCGCTCTAGCTCGCTGCTTGCCTCGATAATCGCCGCTGGACCATTCTGTGTTCCAGAGCCATAAGAAACTGTCCTCTCAAGAGGCATGGGAATGATACAAAAGCGGGCATTTTCCTCAGTGCGCTCAACTTCTGTCAGTTCACTATCAAGGAAGATAGTCATCTAATTGCTATCCTTATTAATTTTCGCCAAAGCTTCAAGCTGTGAGACGTTTTATTGAAACAGCTCTCTAATAACCTATTGTTTAACCACACATCGCCTTGAATGGATCCTTGATTAAATCTAGGATGACGCCGGAAAGAGTAACAAAACTCAGCAATCATCCCCTGATCTGCGCACCAGTTTAATCAATAGCCCAGTTACGAAAGTCGTCCTAAAAAGTCCTCATAGGAAAACTCGCGGATCATGCGAAGCTCATCTGTCTTGCTGTTCCATATGGCTATGGACGGTAATGGCACACCATTAAACGTGTTGGTTTTTACCATTGAATAGTGAGCTTGATCCAAAAACGCGATGCGATCACCAATCTGCAAAGGCTTTGCACGGCTATAATCGCCAATCACGTCACCCGCCAGACAGGACGGACCACCAAAGCGGTAGTAGTGCCCTTGTTTCACTTCATGCAGCATGGCCGGGCGGTAAGGAGCCTCAATTACATCTGGCATATGGCAGGTAGCGGAGATATCGGTGATGGCCAGATCTACACTATTTTTGGGTAGGTCCAGAACTTCACCAACCAAAATTCCAGCATCCAGTGCCACCGCTTCTCCCGGCTCCAGGTAGATTTCCAAGCCGGTACGCTCGCGCAGATCCTTGATGAACGAGATCAAGGCTTCCCTGTCGTAGTCAGCGCGGGTGATATGGTGTCCACCACCAAAATTGAGCCACTTCAACTGCCCAACGTACGGAGCCAGCTTTTCCTCAACCGCTGCCCATGTGCGGGCCAGAGGCTCAAAGCCCTGCTCGCAAAGGGTGTGCATGTGAAAACCTTCAACACCATCCATCACCTCATTGCTGAGCTGAGACACAGGAAAGCCCAAACGGGAACACGGTGCACAAGGGTCGTACTTGGGAACTTCCCCCTCAGAATGCTCTGGATTGATGCGCAGGCCAACGCTCACAGCTCGCCCGCTTGCCTTAACACTTGGCAGGAAACGATCTTTTTGAGCAGGTGAGTTGAAAATCAAGTGATCGGACAGAGAAATAATCCTATCCATATCACTCGCCTTGTAGCCAGCGCAGAATGTGGCAACCTCACCGTCATAGTACTCCCGCCCAAGCTTTGCCTCGAAAAAGCCAGAGGCGCAGGTTCCCTCCAGATAGCGGCTTACCAACGGGGCCAGCGAGAACATGGAGAACGCCTTCAATGCAGAGAGAATGTGAGCGCCTGAACGGTCGCCCACATCTTTCAAAATCTGCAGATTGCGTTCAATCGACGCTTCATCCACTACAAAGCAAGGGGATGGAACGCGGTTCAGGTCAAACGAGCAGAACGCTCCCGCACCGCCTGCCTGTGTCTGCATCATCTGTGTCATATTCCTAGAACTTCACCGGGCCTTTGAGTTCTTTGTACTGCCAAGGCAGGCCATGCTCTAACAGCATCTCCATGAAGGCATCAGGGTCAAGCTGCTCCATGTTCCATACACCCGGCTGTTTCCAAATGCCTTTCAGCACCATAGCCGCGCCGATCATGGCAGGTACACCAGTTGTATAGCTCACGGCTTGAGAGCCAACTTCCTTGTAGCACTCTTCATGGTCACATACATTATAGATGTAGTAGGTTTTCTCGCCCGAACCGTCTTTTGCCTGACCGGTTACAATGTCACCAATACAGGTTTTTCCTTTTGTCAATTCACCCAGATCGCTCGGATCAGGCAAAACAGACTTCAGGAATTGCAAAGGAATAATTTCCTTCCCTTCATGCATCACCGGCTCGATGGAGGTCATACCAATGCCTTCCAACACGCGCACATGATTGATGTAAGCATCGCCAAAAGTCATCCAGAAGCGAGCACGTTCGATTTCTGGGAAGTGGGTTTTCAAGCTTTCCAGTTCCTCATGGTACATGAGGTACATATTCTTGTTGCCAACCTCTGGGAAGCCGAATTCCACTTTCTGCGTCATAGCAGGAGATGTAACCCAATCACCCTTTTCCCAGTGGCGCGCATCGGCTGTCACTTCGCGGATGTTGATTTCAGGATTGAAGTTGG
This genomic window from Pseudovibrio sp. M1P-2-3 contains:
- a CDS encoding saccharopine dehydrogenase family protein, with translation MGKTLVIGAGGVSSAAVHKMAMNSDIFSEITLASRRIFKCDDIAKSVQERTGVTIKTAEVDAMDVSAVVALIKESGAELLVNLALPYQDLKLMDACLEAGINYLDTANYEPEDEAKFEYHWQWAYQERFKKAGLTAILGSGFDPGVTSVFATWLKKHKLETIRQIDILDCNGGDNGKAFATNFNPEINIREVTADARHWEKGDWVTSPAMTQKVEFGFPEVGNKNMYLMYHEELESLKTHFPEIERARFWMTFGDAYINHVRVLEGIGMTSIEPVMHEGKEIIPLQFLKSVLPDPSDLGELTKGKTCIGDIVTGQAKDGSGEKTYYIYNVCDHEECYKEVGSQAVSYTTGVPAMIGAAMVLKGIWKQPGVWNMEQLDPDAFMEMLLEHGLPWQYKELKGPVKF
- the nspC gene encoding carboxynorspermidine decarboxylase; protein product: MTQMMQTQAGGAGAFCSFDLNRVPSPCFVVDEASIERNLQILKDVGDRSGAHILSALKAFSMFSLAPLVSRYLEGTCASGFFEAKLGREYYDGEVATFCAGYKASDMDRIISLSDHLIFNSPAQKDRFLPSVKASGRAVSVGLRINPEHSEGEVPKYDPCAPCSRLGFPVSQLSNEVMDGVEGFHMHTLCEQGFEPLARTWAAVEEKLAPYVGQLKWLNFGGGHHITRADYDREALISFIKDLRERTGLEIYLEPGEAVALDAGILVGEVLDLPKNSVDLAITDISATCHMPDVIEAPYRPAMLHEVKQGHYYRFGGPSCLAGDVIGDYSRAKPLQIGDRIAFLDQAHYSMVKTNTFNGVPLPSIAIWNSKTDELRMIREFSYEDFLGRLS